A stretch of Sulfurimonas xiamenensis DNA encodes these proteins:
- the selD gene encoding selenide, water dikinase SelD — protein sequence MEQIKLTEYSHGAGCGCKISPMLLDEILKTNISTALYPQLLVGNEHKDDAAAYDLGNGTSVLSTTDFFMPIVDDPFTFGRIAATNALSDIYAMGGKPLMAISIFGWPIDKLSADVARQVIEGGRAVCEDAGIPLAGGHSIDSPEPIFGLAVTGLVENKNLMKNNSAEEDCFIFLTKPIGIGILTTAQKQKKIEVGDIDAAIEAMVTLNKQGSALASLDGVLAMTDITGFGLLGHLSEVCEASGISANIWFEKVPLLRNVEKYRALGCIPGGSRKNFMSYGHKISQMSDMQREILCDAQTSGGLLVIVKKDGLDAFYKTVRAAGLELEPIGETAAQGKYLIEVL from the coding sequence GTGGAGCAAATAAAATTAACAGAGTATAGTCATGGAGCAGGATGCGGATGTAAAATCTCTCCAATGCTTCTTGATGAGATACTAAAAACCAACATCTCAACTGCTCTCTATCCACAGCTTCTTGTGGGAAATGAGCATAAAGATGACGCAGCTGCTTATGATTTGGGCAATGGCACATCTGTTCTCTCTACAACTGATTTTTTTATGCCTATAGTAGATGATCCTTTTACTTTCGGGCGCATCGCTGCTACAAATGCACTAAGTGATATTTATGCGATGGGAGGGAAGCCTCTTATGGCTATCTCCATCTTTGGATGGCCGATAGATAAGCTAAGCGCAGATGTGGCGCGTCAGGTAATAGAAGGAGGTCGAGCTGTTTGTGAAGATGCGGGTATTCCTCTTGCCGGCGGGCACTCTATAGACTCTCCCGAGCCGATTTTTGGATTGGCTGTTACGGGTTTGGTAGAGAATAAAAACCTTATGAAAAACAACAGTGCCGAGGAAGATTGTTTTATATTTCTAACAAAACCTATAGGTATCGGCATACTTACAACCGCTCAAAAACAAAAAAAGATTGAAGTAGGCGACATAGATGCAGCGATTGAAGCTATGGTTACACTCAATAAACAGGGGAGTGCTTTGGCATCTCTTGATGGTGTTTTAGCTATGACAGACATTACAGGATTTGGTCTTTTAGGACATTTGAGCGAAGTGTGCGAAGCAAGTGGAATAAGTGCAAATATATGGTTTGAGAAAGTCCCGCTTCTAAGAAATGTTGAAAAATATAGAGCGCTTGGCTGTATACCTGGCGGTTCTCGTAAAAACTTTATGAGTTACGGCCATAAAATTTCTCAGATGAGTGACATGCAAAGAGAGATACTCTGCGATGCACAAACCTCAGGCGGACTTCTTGTTATAGTTAAAAAAGATGGTTTAGATGCATTTTACAAAACAGTGCGTGCGGCAGGTTTAGAACTTGAGCCAATCGGTGAAACAGCAGCACAAGGCAAATATTTAATAGAGGTTTTATAA
- the mnmH gene encoding tRNA 2-selenouridine(34) synthase MnmH yields the protein MNELFDDFKSIVVNNTPLIDVRAPVEFKKGSFLHAANLPIMNDEERHDIGICYKNNGNAKALELGHQLVRGDIKEKRVQAWLDFMDSNPDALLYCFRGGQRSKIAQSWMQEKGRKIVRLKGGYKAFRGYLLNELEHFNQQFKPIILGGRTGSGKTIELKKMQNAIDLEGLANHRGSSFGQKITPQTSQINFENNLAYRLIQKREEGLKTLVFEDEGKHIGTVFMPDSFIPVMSKAPLVILETPIDKRIEITLDEYVVKAQEVYESAGFTDAFKVWQESIENAMYRIKKRLGNQKYSEVCMLFKNALEEQKRNSSFDGYKEWVAYLLQNYYDPMYDYQIQKRSKQVVFKGSAEEIKEYIERVI from the coding sequence GTGAATGAACTTTTTGATGACTTTAAATCAATTGTTGTAAATAATACTCCTTTAATTGATGTCCGTGCACCGGTAGAGTTTAAAAAAGGATCATTTTTACATGCTGCAAATCTTCCTATTATGAATGATGAAGAGCGGCACGATATAGGAATATGTTATAAAAACAACGGAAATGCAAAAGCTCTAGAGCTTGGGCATCAACTGGTAAGAGGAGATATAAAAGAGAAGCGTGTGCAGGCATGGCTTGATTTTATGGATTCAAATCCTGATGCTTTGCTTTATTGTTTTCGAGGCGGACAGCGCTCTAAGATAGCACAGAGCTGGATGCAAGAAAAAGGCAGAAAGATAGTTCGTTTAAAGGGCGGATACAAAGCCTTTAGAGGTTATTTGCTAAATGAACTTGAACATTTTAATCAACAATTTAAGCCTATAATTCTCGGCGGAAGAACCGGTTCAGGAAAAACAATAGAGCTTAAAAAGATGCAAAATGCAATCGATCTTGAAGGACTTGCAAACCACAGAGGCTCCTCTTTTGGGCAAAAAATCACACCGCAAACCTCACAGATTAATTTTGAGAATAATTTAGCATATAGATTGATTCAAAAAAGAGAAGAGGGGCTTAAAACTCTTGTTTTTGAAGATGAAGGAAAACATATCGGCACTGTTTTTATGCCTGATAGTTTTATACCTGTGATGTCCAAAGCACCGCTTGTTATACTTGAAACGCCAATAGATAAGAGAATAGAGATAACTTTAGATGAGTATGTTGTTAAAGCGCAAGAAGTGTATGAGAGTGCAGGTTTTACAGATGCTTTCAAAGTTTGGCAAGAAAGCATAGAAAATGCCATGTATCGGATAAAAAAACGACTTGGAAATCAAAAGTACAGTGAGGTGTGTATGCTTTTTAAAAATGCTTTAGAGGAGCAGAAGAGAAACAGCTCATTTGATGGTTACAAAGAGTGGGTAGCGTATCTTCTGCAAAACTATTATGATCCAATGTATGATTATCAGATACAAAAACGCTCTAAGCAGGTGGTCTTTAAAGGCAGTGCAGAAGAGATCAAAGAGTATATAGAGAGGGTTATTTAA
- a CDS encoding mechanosensitive ion channel family protein, whose product MQNFINEIDFQALLQVSIIIGSSILISIIAYFISKKYIIKIIHKLIFKTKSELDNTFIKTGFFEQLAHLIPPVVILYFSQFYPQNISSSVSQIIKFWIAVVIIKTIDKFLSTTLEIYNTLEISKDKPIKGYIQLLKMIVYILGFIIAVCVLVGISPWGVLSGVGAFTAVLMFIFKDTILSLVASVQIVANDLFRVGDWIEAENFGADGEVIDIALHSVKVQNWDKTIVTIPTYKFMESSFKNWRGMEKSGGRRIKRSLFIDVNSIKFCNTELLEKLDKIEILKEYLKEKQKVVDTTDEITLNKRKLTNIGTFREYIKRYLENNPNIDSKNFTFIIRQLQPTSKGVPLEVYAFSNKNKWAEYEAVQSDIFDHLLVALKEFDLRLYQEPSGELGTLK is encoded by the coding sequence ATGCAAAATTTCATAAATGAAATTGATTTTCAAGCTCTTTTACAAGTTTCTATAATAATCGGCTCAAGCATACTCATTTCAATAATTGCCTATTTTATATCTAAAAAATATATAATAAAAATTATACATAAACTTATTTTTAAAACAAAATCAGAGCTGGACAATACATTTATTAAAACAGGTTTTTTTGAGCAGCTTGCCCATCTTATTCCTCCTGTTGTAATTCTTTATTTTTCTCAATTTTATCCACAAAACATAAGCAGCAGTGTTTCTCAAATAATCAAATTTTGGATAGCTGTTGTAATTATAAAAACTATAGATAAATTTTTATCAACTACTCTAGAGATATATAACACTCTGGAAATTTCAAAAGACAAACCCATAAAGGGTTATATCCAGCTTCTAAAAATGATTGTTTATATCCTTGGTTTTATTATCGCCGTATGTGTTTTAGTTGGCATTTCTCCATGGGGAGTTCTAAGCGGTGTTGGTGCATTTACCGCCGTTTTGATGTTTATATTTAAAGATACAATCCTCTCTCTTGTTGCAAGCGTGCAAATTGTTGCAAATGACCTCTTTAGAGTCGGCGACTGGATAGAAGCTGAAAATTTTGGTGCAGATGGAGAAGTTATCGATATCGCCCTGCACTCGGTAAAGGTTCAAAACTGGGATAAAACCATAGTTACTATTCCGACTTATAAATTTATGGAGAGCTCTTTTAAAAACTGGAGAGGCATGGAAAAGAGCGGCGGCAGAAGAATTAAGCGCTCTTTGTTTATAGATGTAAACTCTATCAAATTCTGCAACACTGAACTTCTAGAAAAACTAGATAAAATAGAGATTTTAAAAGAGTATCTCAAAGAGAAACAAAAAGTTGTCGATACAACAGATGAAATAACGCTTAACAAAAGAAAACTTACAAATATAGGAACTTTCAGAGAGTATATAAAAAGATACTTGGAAAATAATCCAAATATAGACAGCAAAAATTTCACTTTTATTATAAGACAGCTTCAGCCAACTTCCAAAGGTGTTCCTCTTGAAGTCTACGCTTTTAGCAATAAAAATAAATGGGCAGAATATGAAGCAGTACAATCAGATATTTTTGACCATCTTCTTGTAGCGCTTAAAGAGTTTGACCTAAGACTTTATCAAGAACCATCGGGAGAGTTAGGCACTCTTAAATAA
- a CDS encoding SDR family oxidoreductase, which translates to MILFQKWDFMIKVLLTGANGYIGRRLKNALKNQKDVELRIFVRNKKSLSEDILKNFEVIEGDTFDRDALKKALDGIDMAYYLIHSLNKKNYKDLDNLSAQNFIDIASECGVKRVIYLGGLGVKNSDTSEHLLSRIQTGEILSSSDSVQSIWLRAGVIIGSGGASFEIIRNLVEKLPVMITPKWVNTYAQPIAVDDVINYLISSLYLEYDKNLVVDIGSQKMMYRDMMLQTAKALELKRYLIPVPFMSINFSSYWLNLFTPVPFIVAKALIEGLKCEVTVQNDNAKKYFPNIEPMNYIQAVQKAVSEIEENQVISRWSDAEGSSWEQTHAKEINDAIFVDRKEADISAYDKEKVFKAIKSIGGENGWFDYDFLWELRGIADKALGGVGLNRGRRDSCDLRLGECLDFWRVEDLKENERLLLFAQMKLPGHAWLEFKIEGDRLIQSAYFYPKGIWGRLYWYSLVPAHYFIFKNMINGILKNSLKNI; encoded by the coding sequence ATGATTTTATTTCAAAAGTGGGATTTTATGATAAAAGTTTTATTAACAGGTGCAAATGGATATATCGGAAGAAGATTGAAAAATGCACTTAAAAATCAAAAAGATGTAGAGCTTAGAATTTTTGTGCGAAATAAAAAGAGTCTCTCAGAGGATATACTTAAAAATTTTGAAGTGATAGAAGGGGACACATTTGACAGGGATGCTTTAAAAAAAGCGTTAGATGGAATAGATATGGCTTATTATCTTATTCACTCTCTTAATAAAAAAAATTATAAGGATTTAGATAATCTCTCAGCTCAAAATTTTATAGATATTGCTTCTGAGTGCGGTGTAAAAAGAGTTATCTATCTTGGCGGACTTGGCGTTAAAAACAGCGATACAAGTGAGCATCTCTTAAGTAGAATACAAACAGGAGAGATACTCAGCTCTTCTGATAGTGTTCAAAGTATTTGGCTGCGTGCAGGCGTGATAATAGGATCTGGAGGTGCAAGTTTTGAGATTATAAGAAATCTTGTTGAAAAACTCCCTGTTATGATAACTCCAAAATGGGTCAATACATATGCGCAGCCGATTGCGGTTGATGATGTTATCAACTATCTTATTTCATCTCTCTATCTTGAGTATGATAAAAATTTAGTTGTAGATATAGGTTCACAAAAAATGATGTACAGAGATATGATGCTACAAACAGCAAAAGCACTTGAACTTAAAAGATATCTTATTCCTGTTCCGTTTATGAGTATAAATTTTTCATCCTACTGGCTTAATCTCTTTACACCCGTTCCTTTTATTGTTGCAAAAGCATTGATAGAGGGTTTAAAATGCGAAGTAACTGTTCAAAACGATAATGCTAAAAAATATTTTCCAAATATTGAACCTATGAATTATATCCAAGCCGTACAAAAAGCAGTAAGCGAGATAGAAGAGAATCAGGTAATAAGCAGATGGAGCGATGCGGAGGGTTCATCATGGGAGCAGACGCACGCAAAAGAGATAAATGACGCTATATTCGTAGATAGAAAAGAAGCCGATATCAGTGCTTATGATAAAGAGAAGGTGTTTAAGGCTATTAAATCAATAGGCGGCGAGAACGGCTGGTTTGATTATGATTTTTTATGGGAGTTGCGGGGCATTGCCGACAAAGCATTGGGCGGAGTAGGGCTTAATCGCGGCAGACGAGATAGCTGTGATTTAAGACTAGGCGAGTGTCTTGATTTTTGGAGAGTTGAAGATTTAAAGGAAAATGAGAGACTGCTTCTATTTGCTCAAATGAAATTGCCGGGTCATGCTTGGCTTGAGTTTAAGATAGAGGGGGATAGACTTATCCAATCTGCCTATTTTTATCCAAAAGGGATATGGGGCAGACTCTATTGGTACTCTTTAGTCCCTGCACACTATTTTATATTTAAAAATATGATAAATGGCATTTTAAAGAATAGTTTAAAAAATATATAA
- a CDS encoding AEC family transporter has protein sequence MENFALIFSAIFIGYIINKLDVFPKDTPLILNQFILYISAPALVLLQIPKLNFSFEVMIPVFIAWLVMSISALAVLYFSKLLTFTKEITGALMLVAVLGNTSYLGIPMIQAYFGESALGYVVMYDQLGSFIALSTYGTFVSIYYSNTQNVDIKVLFLKILTFPPFLALIIALCFIGTTFHPVVESVLSSLASTIIPLALVAVGLQLQFKLPSEDIKPFTLALGIKLILAPILAIIICNIFSWNSKAALISIMEASMAPMITAAAIASMAGLAPRLSSAIVGYGIIFSFFTTWVVYNYIT, from the coding sequence ACACCTCTTATTTTAAACCAATTTATTCTCTATATTTCAGCTCCAGCTTTAGTCCTTCTTCAAATTCCAAAATTAAACTTCTCTTTTGAGGTTATGATTCCTGTTTTTATAGCTTGGCTTGTAATGAGCATAAGCGCTTTGGCAGTTTTATACTTTTCAAAATTGCTCACATTTACAAAAGAGATAACAGGTGCTTTGATGCTTGTAGCAGTCTTGGGTAATACTTCTTATCTAGGAATACCAATGATTCAAGCTTATTTTGGAGAATCAGCGCTTGGATATGTTGTAATGTATGATCAATTAGGCTCTTTTATAGCGCTTTCTACCTATGGAACTTTTGTATCAATCTATTATTCAAATACACAAAATGTTGATATAAAAGTACTATTTCTTAAAATATTAACATTCCCGCCATTTTTGGCTCTAATCATTGCTCTTTGTTTTATTGGCACCACATTTCATCCGGTAGTAGAGAGTGTGTTATCTTCACTTGCTAGCACAATTATTCCTTTGGCTCTTGTAGCAGTCGGTCTTCAACTTCAATTCAAACTTCCATCAGAAGACATAAAACCATTTACACTGGCTTTGGGAATTAAACTTATCTTAGCTCCCATTTTAGCAATTATAATTTGTAATATATTTTCTTGGAATAGTAAAGCTGCTTTAATATCCATAATGGAAGCTTCTATGGCACCTATGATTACTGCAGCTGCAATTGCTTCTATGGCAGGACTTGCGCCGAGGCTAAGTTCTGCTATTGTTGGCTATGGAATTATATTTTCATTTTTTACAACATGGGTTGTTTATAATTACATAACATAA